The following nucleotide sequence is from Tribolium castaneum strain GA2 chromosome 5, icTriCast1.1, whole genome shotgun sequence.
AACTGCCATGTCACAACGAGGTGTTGGTCGGAAATGCCGCCTGCAAATACTGATTGCCTTCAGCCGGGCAGCCTCGTCAACGCCTAATTGTTCCACTTTCCGTTGCGTTTTGCATTAGATATCACTCCAATTTGTAGCCTTCTTTGTCTAAATGACGTGGCTTATTAAAGCCACTTCCATCAACAATATGAGGAAATGCGCGCGATGCTCCCTAATAATGCAGAAATCGCATAGAAATGATCATGTGTCTAAACCTCTCAGCCCAGCTCCTAATAACATTTCTACTGCAATTTTCAATTGGCATATTTCTATAAGTAAAACAGTTTCCTTTTCATGgcaattcaacaattttttaacttgaaggATTCACACAGTGTCAGGcaaaaaattagttgtttCATCAAAATGTTAAATTCTTTCGTTACTTCTAGAATCTGTAACCTTCTTTACTAcgatttagtaaaaaaatataacaatctCTTGTAAAAAAGAGTTATCCACGCAGAACGACAAAGTACAATGTCATTCTTTCCAAATCAtgtggtttatttttaattgtgttttattCTAAGTCGAATTAATTATATTACGTTAAATTAGAATTTGTGGTTAATACTGGAATAAGAAGAGAAAGCAAaatctatattttttgtttataacccatgtttataattaaaatataccAACCTTAGCAacaaactcaaaataaaaatctgcAAGACCAGTTCACTCTTTATTTTCTGACTGTTAGTTTGAACGACAAGATTTGTGTGATTTGAACAAAACGTactaattgttattaaagtAGGTAACTGACTTTGTGGAGGCTTGAGATAAGTAACAAAATGACTTCGCTCCTTCTTACCCACCAAAAATAcacttattatttaaaaattctatttttaatcaaattaatgaaatgcaaaaatacagaataaaaaaataagttaaagtaTTATCTTTACCAGTTAATGCTTTCTCGTATTTTGTAACTTATGCCGTTCAGGTGATTCAAATATTGTTATCTGAATGTAAAATAGGTTTAGTTTTCATATTTTGAGaatagttttattaattatgtaCAATAAAACCTTCCTTAATTGAGACCTCCAAATAACGGAcatctcttcacaacggacatttttggagaaacgtaataaaaatattggaatataatgtaaaaaaaactctgTATAGCGGACgcggaaaaaaattctcgaatTACGACTAGTATAGCCGTATTATTTGTTTCATAGACCATGTAGAAATAGATGAAAAATTCTATATTGGAAATCTGGAATTAAATATCGCTGAGtgtatgcaaaaatttttggaatgaAGACGATAGTGATAAAGGAGAAACTTGCCTTAACACCACAGTAAGTACATGCTGTCTGAATATTTTGAACTTGTTCATGTGTTATGTAAAAAACGCGGCTCCTAAAAACaaccaaacaaaaattgaagattttaagtcaaaaatccGTTTATTCCCTTTttcaatgattttattttatttttaagagatttcaatttataatttacaaataaCGAAAAGTTTAATAACCAAGTGTTTATTCTGTCACGAATCTTAAGGCGGCCCAGACTGTGCATCTTAACTTAACGAATGTTAAGCATGGtcaacaaattaaaagaattaaatatACTTAAAgcatatttaaaaacatatttaacaTACATGCTTAAGTTATTTAAGAATCCCGTGTAcgagaaaaacatttttttgtaaaatatatttttgttgctGGTTGGTGAGCGGTTTATTGAATGAACCTTTCGTAGCCCTATAAATAACGCTCTTTTCGGTGTTACGTTGAGAGTTTAGCAGATCCAATATTACCTCCTGTCACTTTGTCACATTCTTCTTATGTCACAGTTACACCCATTTgttcattagaaaaaaataacatttttatattaaaattgccCCCTCCTATTAGCGGAcgcctctccacaacggacaagcAAATTTATCACGTACTAAATCTAGAAGttacttattaaattttgGATCATACGGtagcaaaaataatcaaaacagttccactgaTAATACAATAACATCACGAAGGCATGGACCGACTAAGTTTTAATGAGATAAAACCATGTGTACCAAGGCTCGTTTACTTGGTGTGCATAATGATCAGACTTGCAAATTGCAATTTGTGTTAAAAgttatataaaattattgtcGAGTCTAGAGAACGTGGCTGCGGTAAACTCGTTACGGGTTatcaacaattaattattatcataaAGTTGGTTAAATTTTGCCAAGAATCTCCCAGTCTTGCAGgaattaaacttaaaaaatctgaaaagcGACAGCTCTACAAAGAAAAGCGCAACTAAAGTATTTAATCTAATCAAGTGTTAAAGGCTGAGAAATCAAAGAAGACAACAATAACGTCGTGACGTAAACGTCTAAATTATCCATTATCTCAATATCGACAGCcaattagtgtattgcggtTCGATTCACTCCCCCGACTAGAACGAAAAGACGACAGCGCGCCATCAACCTTCATAATGGagtaattttaacagaaataagATTATAAATTGAAagacattttaaatttgcatttaaatcAGTATTCGTGTAATCGAGTACAGGCGGTGCGAGGCTTTGTCGAGATCCGAGAGTTTCCTACCTCTTCTGCATCTCGTTACATCACCGCAATCCGGAACATTTCCACCAAAATGTTTAAACTTTTGACATATCCGGTAATAGCAACAATCGCATTGCGAACACACTTTTTCGTCAACTCGTgtccaattaaattaatgaattaggTGCATGGGTGAGCACTAATTCCATTAGCGGTCTagtgaaaaagttttatttaataaaccaTGTCCGCTTAACAAAAGAAAACCGTCAAGAGAAAGTCCTATCAAAACCATCCAAAGTGTCAGACCAGAACGAATAAGATTAATAATTTGATTActtcattttttctcttttgttGCGTAAGTAATTAAGTGCCGATTAGAGTGGaattgaatacaaaaaatgcCATTGTTGCCACCTGCAAAgcaaaattatacaaaaaaaattcgtccAATAAATTAGTATTTAATAAGACGGAATTTACAAGACTGCAggcaatcaataaaaaaatagtgaattatttaaaaaccctAGTTTCATTCACAAAAATgccgattaaaattttattaaatcgttAGCACACTAATCAACAGCTCCGACCGGCCACGTGGTCCCATCGccacattttttacataactgtgtggcattttattttttcgtcgCGAGGATTATTCTACAAAAAGCCGTGACAACAAATCCTGTGAAtaatttatggttactgtctCAGTAGAAAAAGTCAATATACTTTGTCTAAGCTCTCCGGGGGCGGTTGATGGTGTAGCAATAAATTCtgacaaataataaatcactctattcaaatttttacaaattttaaagtgtCACAACTGCAGATGcctgtaataattatttaaagccGAATGCTGTCAGACGCAATTAATCACTGCAGGTGGAGGTCGATTATCATTTGCTTGTATTAGATCGAAgggaatttgaaaataaattaaaaatcgaaCCCTCCTATCTCCTGATTAATCACAAGAACTGTGTTATTATGTGATACCAGATCAGGAATTATTATCTTCAAAAGTTATCAAATCAATGTTTGAACCTAATGAGGCTGCTAAATGACcataattagttttaaatgaCAGATGTTTCGTTATGTCTTACATTAAGTTCAATTCAAAATTGCGTTTCTGGCAGCAAAAGCTGGATTATTAGTGATTATTTTAACGCCTGAGCAGCTGGGATAAAAGTAATGTGACATAATGTGACTGGACAAACAATTATGTTAATAATATCGCAGGTACAAAACCAATTAGAGACTAGAAACCTTATCGGTTGAAATTCTTAGAAAATTTTACCTGCGTGAAATCTTGAGACCAACAAATTTCTCAAATATCGCCTTGTGTCAGATTCGAAACgttgtgaaaaattcattGTACACAGCcatacttttacttttaaaattagtcATGAAATACAtgcaaattaagaaaaatattttctcagtAAGAATGCTTTAACTAAATGAGAACTAGGATAAATTTTCTGGGAGCTATTCAGAGTTCGCTCTAACCACTTCTTGTGTACTTTTTGGTTCATAAAtcatctttattaaaaatatatttcaaacggataattaaaaacttatctAAATGACAGTTCTCTCTTTTATTAGAACCATTCTGTCACGACTAGTGATATTAATTACCCAATAATGAATAAACACGATTACAAATTATTCACTCTTAAAACTTCCggctattaatattaaaaatcttTTACGAACCTCTTATGTAAAATTCGAATTATGGCGTGCCAAGATACATGTTTTGTACCAGAGTCAACCCCTTAAATTCTCTACGGCACTTATGGAAATGAAGGAAATAACCCATTTAATGGCCCAGCTGTGCTGGTGTTATCGTTACTTCAcctatttataaatttaatgatatttaataaaattctaaaaacatCATTAATTTGTCAATGTTATTACCTTTGTAAATTATAGTTAACAAGTCTCAAACGAAGACGTTATTACAAGTGTAGTAGAAACAGCCATAAATTTTAGACCTCAAagtaattatgtaaaaatgaaataatggaGAAGACTTTGCATTTAATTATCTAATTAACGTCTAtactttttaaatatattgactataaaaacacaagttatgttgtaattaataattacaacgTAAATCATAACGAATAGTATTTGCTGATTCTGCAGAAAAACATTTGAATGGTCATAGAATAGATAGGACTATCGAAGTAAAGAATTTATTCGACAAATTAAATTCTCATTTCAATATTACGACATATTTACGATCAATATTGTAAATGCCGATTCCATGACTTGGTCAGTAATCAGATCATTACATTTATAGTTCGGAAATATGCAGATTAGAGATGTCATTATGAAAATTATTCGCACTTGATAATAATTGCAGAACTAAGTAAATCTTTGCCttctttaatttgttaaatattactgAGGGAAGAAGGAAGCTAGGTAGTAAAATCTTTATTGAAGGTGTAGGAGCTAACTAATagatagtttttaaattaactaaGTCAAATAATGTGAAATTAAGTATGAAAATCCCATTTGAGTCttttaattagttaaaaacCTATGTCTGTATTTGCAAAGTAGTACAACAAAGAAAATGTAGGTAATAAAAGTGTAAGCAAAATAAcaacttgtaaaaataaaactctaCATTGTACTGACAAAATCAGTAATATACTTTTATGTAGTTATAAAGATATGCGCTGTTCAACTGGCCAGAATCgccttttatctttttaccttTGAGCTGAAATTAGCACCTGGGAAGATTTCGCATTTTTCTGCGGCAAGTAAAGCGCGCTCGTTGATGTTTTAATAGAGGCATTTGTTTGAATAGTAGCGTTAAAATAATGTGTTTTCACAAAACCACTTACGTTTGATGTTCTTTAGCGAACGCTTTTCAGCGATGATTGAAGTATGTGAAACGATTTAACGAAGTGGCGTTGACAAGGCCCGCTAAGTGAATGCTAATCGACACCCTCTTTAAAACTTCTTTACATTCTTCACGCACCGGCCGCGAGGGGAAGCCCGTGGCACTCCGGCAGTGAAAAAATGACGGAATTGTGTGCCGTACCTGTACGCTTTATTATAATGAACCCAGGTCGCGATTAGATTGTTTTTGTGGCGTGTGATAGTGCATCGATCTGCATTGCGGTCTGTTTAGAGCCGTCTAATTTATTAGCATAAGTTGAATACGCGCCGCCACGACTTGTATCGATCGATCAACCCCTTTGGAACAACACCCGAAGAGCAAATCCACTCGGCATTGCTGATTATCAGCGTTGTAAGTGCGGCAATGACTGACCTgggaaaaataagaaacaatcGCAAATACCGACGACTCCGAAGGGAACAAGAGGCCTTAAATGGCGCCAGTCTTCCCACAACCGCACACATACGCGAACACCATACATCAACCATTGCTCTTGACAGCTGCGTAATAGAGAAACAATCAAAACAGGAAATTTTCAAACATGCGGAAATAATCACCCACAATTCACCGACTTACGGGCAAGATGCTTTCACTCCAAACAATGAGGATACTTTACAGGAATTTAATTAACGATTTAGGGGCTCGTGATTAGCAATATGATGGATTTTGAAGAATGTGGACAAttcgaaaattaatttacttagAGCCATGTACTGCGATAGTTTTATTAACCAATTTTTCTACCGTATTATTACTCCCTACGAAAGTAAGGGGAAGTAATCACGACGGAATTATACATTAGAGCCACAATTCTTATATTTCATGTGTTTCTATATCAAGATTTCTGTTGATTTCTTTTATAATCGCCAAGCACGTCACCTAACTGATTTAATAAAGCTCAAAGCTCTACAGGAAAAACAGTAAAACAATAACCTATGTATATCATACATTTttgctgtatttttttccaacaGAACCTGACTGAAGGTAATTACAGTAGAAACATGCATGTAATCTCAATGATACAATAATCTctggaataattttattaacacaataattattatcaatacCTACGCATTTATAGTTTACAACACACGACACTTCCAGCGTCCACTTACGTTACATATATTTTGTCGATTAATTCTTCATATTGCTGTTTGAAGAAGTCTGTCTCAATTATAGGGATACAAAAGCAATAACCAGTGGCTATACAATTTTGTAGAATTACGGAAAACTAACTTTAGACTAATTCAAAGTTAATAGAACAATTCGTATTGCGCTAAATGTATAAAATTAAGTTCATTTCAAACTTTAATAGTTCACTATCCAATTAAGTGTAATACTAGTTTTGTTTACCAGTACATGGTTCTACTAATACCCATTTTAAACTGACATGCAGAAGCAAAATTATGGTAAAAGAATTACATATTAGTTTGTTGGATTGGAACCGTCCATTGTgctaaattaaatgtgtaaaCATATTtcgacaataaaataaaattattagaaaacaAGATTACTGTTGAAAAAAGCAACCAATGCTCAATAAACtacaaaaagtacaaaaaaattaggcatacaccatttttcatataatttttaacttattatttTGAGAAGAAAGTCCACACCGAGTGGATACGAAACACATCACAGtagtaaataaaatcaactatatttataagaaaattattaagaaggAAAGTTGCTAAATGCTTTGAGTTACTCAcgtttaaaactttattttttcagtacATGTTTGTCATTGGTAAAAGAATAATGAAActgtcaaaataaataaaactcaaCCTTGGATTTAACCCAAAGATATTTTACttcaaagttattaaaaaaaggccATTTCATGTACAACTTAACAATATCTAAGATTAGATTTATTATCTATATGAAAGTAAAAGTcctaatttttggttttaaatacTGATTTACGGTTgatatttaaagcaaaaatataaatcaaaaaagcTACGccgttgaaacaaaaaaaaattggagcaattttttgcatttatttggCCACTTTCATTTtagattttaaacaatttgattCACTGATATTAAGcgatctatttttatttatattcttTTCTATATGGTATAATATATGGTAAGCTTCATTTGATTTCATAGTTTacgaataatttttattatttaggaGGACAGTGGGAACAGAAACAGTGATTTTCATTCTCTACAGAGCAGATTTTGATACGTAATTAAGTCTATTATCAGGAAAGACGTTACATAATATGTATTTTGGGTTGCCGCAGATCGTCAGGCTCGTCATCTTGCGTGAATTAAGCTATagagaaatatatttttactttacccaacagttttataaaaattgtaataaatcgTAAAATAACGACGTGGTGAAAAACCACTGAAATACTGAATAACCACAATTATTACTCAAAATCGGGTTATTTCTCTTTCAAAACTGATTGGTATGCCATCAgatatattgaaaaaaatttttcccaaattaTAAAGACATGACTATAGACTGTGTCAGACTTATCAACAAATTTAAACGTAGCATGATTTTGAAATACGTTTTAAGTTTACGATATCATCAAAATAGGCTTTCAGATTCAATCTCACTTCACTCCAAATTGCGCAATTTCAATACATTTTCGtcctttatttcaaattaagtAAAGTGAAATAATAAACAGTGAAATTTTTCCCGGCTTCGAAGAGTTGAAAGAAGAGTCTTTGCCATAAACCGCGTTCTTGTGGGGCGGCCGACGCTAATCAATTCGTATGGCACTGCCATATCTAAGGCGTTTTAGGTTAGTTCCCAACAGACCATCAAGTAATAGACTATAAACTAAgcgttttatttaataaccgCGGAGTGAATAAAATTACAACGTGAGAATCTCTTTCGCGAACAACATGCAAATACTTAAGATTCCCCACGCGCAATAATCCGACCGCTATTTTCGTCGCGGACAATTCCCCAAGAAAGTGTCATGTACATTTACCTCGTATAGTCCTGTTTGCAGAGGATCATTCCACCTTTTGTGAAGCACGATGTCCCGATGTCTGCTAACATAGCCGCGCAACACGAACACTTCAAACAGCTATTGTGCCAATAGCGATCTAACGCGTGCAGAAGAAAACGTTCCACTATTTTACCACCGCACCCTGCACATACTTTCACCGTGccgttattattgttattgttgatGCTCGGATTGTGGTGCTGGTGGTGAGGGCCTTCCGACTGGGGGCCTCCGAACGCGGGGTGGGAGTGGTGGTTGTGCGGGTGGCCGTCGTGAGGACCGCTCGGGTGACCTGCAAACCAATCCCGCTAATatcaagaaaaatttattgcattttcaTCTGCCAGCCCATTATTccaatcgtttttttttcaaaatactagTTCTACGTATAATTATCTAAACATCCTTTCAAACATGTGAAGATGAATGACTTCTAAACACAAATCTTATGAATCAATGGATGGACTTTGTCATCTAGAAAAAAGCTGTATCTTACCTAGAGGACCTATTCCGTGTCCGTTGGACTGGTGCATGCGTATCTGAGGTCCCCCAGGTCCGGGATGAGTGTGGTAGTTGTTGTTATCCGGCGACGGAGGGTGCGGAGACGTCAGTTCTGCGCCTCCGTAAGGGTGGTAGTGAGGGTTCATAGCGGCTAGTGCACTGGCTGCCAGTTTGACGGTAATAGCGCCTTCAGAAGCGCTCACTGTTTATCACAAGAATCTATCCACGAATATTCACGCTACCACCGTCTGTGCAACTGAATCGACCGCCCACCTGCAACATATAATAACCCCCAGTTTTAACAACTTACGGTATCACCAGCTGGTagtaaaaaatgaataaatcaaaaatgatt
It contains:
- the LOC661046 gene encoding LIM domain transcription factor LMO4.1, producing MNPHYHPYGGAELTSPHPPSPDNNNYHTHPGPGGPQIRMHQSNGHGIGPLGHPSGPHDGHPHNHHSHPAFGGPQSEGPHHQHHNPSINNNNNNGTVKVCAGCGGKIVERFLLHALDRYWHNSCLKCSCCAAMLADIGTSCFTKGGMILCKQDYTRLFGNSGACSACGQMIPASEFVMRSGGPSPQQPGAPLHVFHLKCFVCSKCGAPLVQGDRYYMLSGSLVCEQDWHKLLKSSAATPTVRKGKVGRPRRSRD